A genomic segment from Anopheles maculipalpis chromosome X, idAnoMacuDA_375_x, whole genome shotgun sequence encodes:
- the LOC126558458 gene encoding protein spindle-F → MSTAEPSTQQNASNQALQAALQTLKERCQTFQRRITILEEENGTLRTLQAKSANQPEHTHDNRAANQTELRQLRETVAELTHQKMQMTEQISMVGTENRQLWRRLSLIVKELGEVEESMHVGPSTTPSTIVNQQQRTPSSTNQPGQNLIRSRTFTKHAPNPKLRERLHRESSADDEEALNLEDVSLLNTCGFLDSSSVDVGQHEELLRAALEANPDIGRCTEGLLDIKEELARQQRLMWEVYHKFKSELCNRCSTKSPETGREKLMKDVMVEVAESELAPRKPATFYPPPVTTAPKQGGQTRREEADDAMFVFDKVSMNLLQEKLRANGMKKICPMCGLLYGEDTVFDEFQHHVESHFLQDGEMEELSLDRAYEYTSQAVGDF, encoded by the exons ATGAGTACAGCCGAACCGAGCACACAGCAAAACGCTTCAAACCAGGCGCTCCAGGCAGCATTACAAACCCTCAAGGAACGCTGCCAAACGTTCCAGCGTCGCATCACGATACTGGAAGAGGAAAATGGTACACTACGGACACTGCAGGCCAAATCTGCCAATCAgcccgaacacacacacgacaacCGGGCAGCAAATCAAACAGAGCTGCGACAACTGCGCGAAACCGTAGCCGAACTGACCCACCAAAAGATGCAgatgacggaacaaatttcgaTGGTGGGCACAGAAAACAGACAGCTATGGCGACGACTCTCCCTTATCGTGAAGGAGCTCGGCGAGGTCGAGGAGTCGATGCACGTTGGCCCATCAACCACACCGTCAACCATCGTCAATCAGCAGCAAAGAACACCATCCAGCACCAATCAGCCGGGCCAAAATCTAATACGATCACGCACCTTTACCAAGCATGCACCGAATCCGAAGCTGCGCGAACGTTTGCACCGCGAAAGCTCCGCGGATGACGAGGAGGCGTTGAATTTGGAGGATGTTTCGCTGCTCAATACGTGCGGCTTTCTCGACTCGTCCAGCGTAGATGTGGGCCAGCACGAGGAATTGCTGCGGGCGGCACTCGAAGCAAACCCGGACATAGGCCGATGTACGGAAGGATTGCTCGATATAAAGGAGGAGCTCGCGCGCCAACAACGGTTGATGTGGGAGGTTTACCATAAGTTTAAATCAG AACTGTGCAATCGGTGCAGCACGAAATCGCCTGAAACCGGGCGGGAAAAGCTCATGAAGGACGTTATGGTGGAGGTGGCAGAAAGTGAGCTGGCACCACGGAAACCGGCCACATTTTATCCACCACCCGTAACGACAGCACCGAAACAGGGTGGACAAACGCGGCGAGAAGAAGCCGACGATGCGATGTTTGTGTTCGATAAGGTCAGCATGAACTTGCTGCAGGAAAAGCTTCGCGCcaatggaatgaaaaagatTTGTCCGATGTGTGGGCTGCTGTACGGGGAGGACACCGTGTTTGACGAGTTTCAGCACCACGTCGAGTCACACTTTCTTCAGGACGGTGAGATGGAGGAGCTGAGCCTGGACCGTGCGTACGAATACACGTCGCAGGCGGTAGGTGATTTTTGA